One genomic segment of Mesoterricola silvestris includes these proteins:
- a CDS encoding bifunctional 5,10-methylenetetrahydrofolate dehydrogenase/5,10-methenyltetrahydrofolate cyclohydrolase — MTFQPTGRLDCVETAQHYRDRVKSNVQKLGSSPGLGVILGSNDPGSVLYRDLLVRDCEELGIRPSIHEVSSGIQVVKLIAHLNQDAATDGTFIFYPLRYPELRDDEIMDLVAPGKDIEGLHSINIGYLNKFRKRMSEGIDRVCMVPCTGRAVIKVIKRGFGGDYFDGKTVLCINDSLRIGRPITAMVANLKGTPILCHHHTNPEHLEGFIRMADVIVSAVPADGYCIPTDWIKPQALCVDLSHQGNFDYDALDARGIQYTNTKRNSVGKVTRAMALLNLTYAAGV; from the coding sequence ATGACCTTCCAGCCCACAGGCAGGCTTGATTGCGTGGAAACGGCCCAGCACTACCGGGACCGGGTGAAATCCAATGTCCAGAAGCTCGGGTCCTCCCCGGGACTGGGCGTGATCCTGGGCAGCAACGATCCGGGCAGCGTCCTCTACCGGGACCTCCTGGTCCGGGACTGCGAGGAACTGGGGATCCGGCCCTCCATCCACGAGGTGAGCAGCGGCATCCAGGTGGTCAAGCTCATCGCCCACCTCAACCAGGACGCCGCCACCGACGGCACGTTCATCTTCTACCCCCTGCGCTACCCGGAACTGAGGGACGACGAGATCATGGACCTGGTGGCCCCGGGCAAGGACATCGAGGGTCTCCACTCCATCAACATCGGCTACCTGAACAAGTTCCGGAAGCGCATGTCCGAAGGCATCGACCGGGTGTGCATGGTGCCCTGCACGGGGCGCGCCGTCATCAAGGTCATCAAGCGCGGCTTCGGCGGCGACTACTTCGACGGCAAGACCGTGCTCTGCATCAACGACAGCCTGCGCATCGGACGCCCCATCACCGCCATGGTGGCCAACCTGAAGGGCACCCCCATCCTTTGCCACCACCACACCAACCCGGAGCACCTCGAGGGCTTCATCCGCATGGCCGACGTCATCGTGAGCGCGGTGCCCGCGGACGGGTACTGCATCCCCACGGACTGGATCAAGCCCCAGGCCCTCTGCGTGGACCTCAGCCACCAGGGCAATTTCGACTACGACGCCCTGGACGCCAGGGGAATCCAGTACACCAACACCAAGCGCAACAGCGTGGGCAAGGTCACCCGCGCCATGGCCCTGCTCAACCTAACCTACGCCGCGGGCGTCTAG